The following are encoded in a window of Oceanotoga teriensis genomic DNA:
- a CDS encoding HU family DNA-binding protein — MNKKELVDALSEKASTTKKQAEVFVDSFVSVVSEELEKEGEVKLVGFGTFKVQQRAARKGVNPQTGKQIKIPARKVPKFIAGKELKERVK, encoded by the coding sequence ATGAATAAAAAGGAATTAGTAGATGCTTTATCAGAAAAAGCTTCAACAACAAAAAAACAAGCTGAGGTATTTGTTGATAGCTTTGTTTCAGTAGTATCTGAAGAATTAGAAAAAGAAGGGGAAGTTAAGTTAGTTGGATTTGGTACATTTAAAGTACAACAAAGAGCTGCAAGAAAAGGTGTAAATCCTCAAACAGGTAAGCAGATAAAAATACCTGCAAGAAAAGTACCTAAATTTATAGCTGGAAAAGAATTAAAAGAGAGAGTAAAATAA
- a CDS encoding DUF1175 family protein, which translates to MMILLIVLIVSSFTIIITKDKKGIKINNKTDIENILKLNQEDSENFNNWFNSIIINIANNNMKLPENYADCAGLIRFAYKESLKKHDSKWLLETGYKGIIYEDINKYNYPEIPNIGTNIFKSEDNWTNFVSARILIEKNMKYIGKDINKAESGNILYFIHPEDINFPYHVMIYIKNYGEDFLIYHTGPVDNDNLGEIRVVKLEKIKLSDPTWMPIKENGYFRGIFKFQILS; encoded by the coding sequence ATGATGATACTATTAATTGTATTAATAGTATCATCATTCACAATAATAATAACAAAAGATAAAAAAGGAATTAAAATAAATAATAAAACAGATATTGAAAATATTTTAAAGTTAAACCAAGAAGATTCTGAAAATTTTAATAATTGGTTTAATTCCATAATAATAAATATTGCGAATAATAATATGAAATTACCAGAAAATTATGCTGATTGTGCAGGACTTATAAGATTTGCATATAAAGAATCTTTAAAAAAACATGATTCAAAATGGTTATTAGAAACAGGATATAAAGGAATTATTTATGAAGATATAAATAAATATAATTATCCTGAAATACCTAATATAGGTACTAATATATTTAAGTCTGAAGATAATTGGACAAATTTTGTTTCTGCAAGAATATTGATAGAAAAAAACATGAAATATATTGGAAAAGATATAAATAAGGCAGAAAGTGGAAATATATTGTATTTTATACATCCAGAAGATATTAATTTTCCTTATCATGTTATGATATATATAAAAAATTATGGAGAAGATTTTTTAATTTATCATACTGGACCAGTTGATAATGATAATTTAGGTGAGATAAGAGTTGTCAAACTTGAAAAAATCAAACTTTCTGATCCAACTTGGATGCCAATAAAAGAAAATGGTTATTTTCGTGGAATATTTAAATTTCAAATATTAAGTTAA